One Nitrosomonas sp. PY1 DNA window includes the following coding sequences:
- the dksA gene encoding RNA polymerase-binding protein DksA translates to MSQELQVKRIASYEPEAGEEYMSTRQLIYFRKMLEDMKTELSNDIDRAVHTMQDEATVFADPNDRASQESDMTLELRNRDRERKLIKKIDEIIGKIESGDYGYCESCGIEIGLRRLEARPTATLCIDCKTLDEIRERQIAK, encoded by the coding sequence ATGTCGCAAGAGTTGCAAGTAAAGCGTATAGCTTCCTATGAACCAGAAGCTGGCGAAGAGTACATGAGTACTCGGCAATTGATATATTTTCGCAAAATGCTGGAAGACATGAAGACTGAACTCAGTAACGACATTGATCGCGCTGTGCATACGATGCAAGATGAAGCGACCGTATTTGCCGATCCCAATGATCGAGCTAGTCAAGAATCGGATATGACGCTTGAATTGCGCAATCGTGATCGAGAAAGGAAACTTATTAAAAAGATCGATGAAATTATCGGTAAGATAGAGTCAGGCGATTATGGCTATTGTGAAAGTTGTGGAATCGAAATTGGTCTTAGGAGACTTGAAGCAAGGCCAACTGCCACCTTATGCATCGATTGTAAAACACTCGATGAAATAAGAGAGAGGCAGATCGCAAAATAA